A genomic stretch from Candidatus Poribacteria bacterium includes:
- a CDS encoding amidohydrolase family protein: MLKIIDTHQHLWDTANLEYPWLEGFDLLGKRYTAEDYREAIGHLNVVRSVHVEGDPAEVDVVKEVEWLTEISETDGMIGAIAAAAPLEKPNAEAILEQLTGFGLVVGVRRMAWHHPDPQFYATPELINGVKLLTKFDLSFELCANQAQLPAAIELVKATPDVRHALNHCGGPDIKGGQFEPWATHINALAAFENVHCKVSGIVTTASENWTREELKPYIQHLVEAFGYERLMFGSDWPVCTLAATYQEWVTALSWAIEDASDAEKNRLFYENAAEFYSISFE; encoded by the coding sequence ATGCTTAAAATAATTGATACCCACCAACACCTCTGGGATACCGCTAATTTGGAATACCCTTGGTTAGAAGGGTTCGACCTATTGGGAAAACGATACACTGCAGAAGATTACCGAGAGGCGATTGGGCACCTTAACGTCGTCAGATCGGTACACGTCGAAGGAGACCCCGCTGAGGTGGATGTTGTCAAGGAAGTCGAGTGGCTCACAGAAATATCCGAGACAGATGGAATGATAGGCGCGATAGCAGCGGCGGCACCGCTTGAAAAACCGAATGCCGAGGCTATCCTTGAGCAACTCACAGGATTCGGGCTTGTCGTGGGCGTGCGTCGGATGGCGTGGCATCATCCCGATCCACAGTTTTACGCCACGCCTGAACTCATCAACGGCGTGAAATTGCTGACGAAGTTTGATCTCTCTTTTGAACTCTGTGCGAATCAGGCGCAACTTCCGGCGGCAATCGAACTTGTCAAGGCGACACCGGACGTTCGGCATGCCCTTAACCACTGCGGGGGACCTGATATAAAAGGCGGGCAATTCGAACCGTGGGCAACGCACATAAACGCACTCGCCGCCTTTGAGAACGTTCACTGTAAGGTATCTGGAATTGTGACGACTGCAAGTGAGAACTGGACCCGTGAGGAACTGAAGCCGTATATCCAGCATCTGGTAGAGGCATTCGGCTATGAACGGCTGATGTTTGGGAGTGATTGGCCCGTGTGTACCTTGGCGGCGACCTATCAGGAATGGGTAACGGCACTCTCATGGGCTATTGAGGATGCGTCGGATGCGGAGAAAAACAGACTTTTCTATGAGAACGCTGCGGAATTCTATTCCATTTCGTTTGAATAA
- a CDS encoding SCP2 sterol-binding domain-containing protein: MRNTLLICCDYADTPHWRCVGDRPRGKIISRIFVRLRIKRYLLGNFITKHFEWIDSHFLFDFQSIIQYAIPQTMAIFETPDQLYSYISELFEEIATLPEAKEALKSLTLNVQFNYSAPDCKMTLTVANGEYTIARGTRDGILTDVELTMTGDVAYKFWTGELNVMGAITTREIGVIGSLGKVMRLAPLIKTAVRYNRERETGFDS, translated from the coding sequence ATGCGAAACACTCTCCTGATCTGCTGCGACTATGCCGATACACCCCATTGGAGATGCGTAGGCGATCGTCCGAGAGGCAAAATAATTTCGCGCATTTTCGTAAGATTGCGCATCAAAAGGTATCTCCTTGGAAATTTCATCACGAAACACTTTGAATGGATTGATTCTCATTTTTTGTTTGACTTCCAATCTATTATACAGTATGCTATACCGCAAACTATGGCTATATTTGAAACACCCGATCAACTCTATAGTTACATCAGTGAACTGTTTGAAGAAATCGCCACGCTACCGGAAGCGAAAGAGGCACTGAAGTCGCTGACACTGAACGTTCAATTTAACTACAGCGCGCCCGATTGTAAGATGACCCTAACGGTGGCAAATGGCGAATACACTATTGCCCGTGGCACCCGTGACGGCATTCTCACAGACGTTGAACTCACTATGACAGGTGACGTCGCCTACAAATTTTGGACAGGCGAACTCAACGTTATGGGAGCGATAACGACACGCGAGATCGGTGTCATCGGTTCCCTCGGTAAGGTGATGCGGCTCGCACCGCTCATCAAGACAGCAGTCCGTTACAACCGCGAGCGAGAAACAGGCTTCGATTCCTAA
- a CDS encoding phytanoyl-CoA dioxygenase family protein: MSDNLLEVVKPHVTQLREEGWCVLENAIPADVVDEVREEVETSESDYNEFRKEHGVWGRNVISFMPKFAAHLANERVLTTIQQLLGPQVRISQTEYKIRPPHYELVRAYHSDFPYDLNQKWHIPQPFPTAVIGITTLWMLSEFTTENGGTWIVPKTHVDLRNPRGKEDNIGDRNPIDGEMQAVGSAGSVLIMDSRIWHSNAENPSAGKRTAVVVRYAPWWLNLELFGANTATIPGETFDKLPDDVKLLYEHRAENREPTVWI, from the coding sequence ATGTCAGACAATCTATTAGAAGTGGTCAAACCTCACGTTACCCAGCTACGGGAAGAGGGCTGGTGCGTCTTAGAGAATGCTATACCCGCCGACGTGGTCGATGAAGTTCGCGAAGAGGTCGAAACCTCTGAATCAGACTATAACGAATTCAGAAAAGAGCACGGGGTATGGGGACGCAACGTCATCAGTTTCATGCCAAAGTTCGCCGCGCACCTCGCGAACGAACGAGTCCTTACGACGATCCAGCAACTCCTCGGACCACAAGTGCGTATTTCGCAGACGGAGTATAAGATTCGCCCGCCACATTACGAATTGGTGCGTGCATACCACTCCGATTTTCCATACGATCTGAACCAGAAGTGGCACATTCCACAACCCTTTCCGACTGCTGTTATCGGTATCACCACTCTCTGGATGCTTTCCGAGTTTACAACCGAAAACGGAGGGACCTGGATCGTCCCGAAGACGCATGTGGACCTCCGGAACCCCAGAGGCAAAGAAGACAACATTGGTGACCGGAATCCGATTGATGGGGAAATGCAAGCCGTTGGCAGTGCGGGCAGTGTCCTCATCATGGACAGCCGGATTTGGCACTCCAACGCGGAAAATCCGAGTGCCGGTAAACGGACTGCGGTCGTCGTCAGATACGCGCCGTGGTGGCTGAATTTAGAACTTTTTGGGGCGAATACCGCCACAATTCCGGGCGAAACTTTCGACAAGTTACCCGACGATGTTAAATTGCTCTATGAGCACCGTGCAGAAAACCGGGAACCGACTGTCTGGATCTAA
- a CDS encoding aminotransferase class I/II-fold pyridoxal phosphate-dependent enzyme, producing the protein MTSQKSLGKATQAIHAGEARTSATEKTGMPLLPPIYQNSTFRFATAAECAEAFRDEESGYVYTRWGNPTQDVLEQKLAVLEAGEAALATASGMGAVSTALLTALAEGGHVVAMENLYSATFQILNEEFPRFGIETTFVDATDPTQIERAIRADTKVLYLESPTNPLLKLVDLQTVTEIAKAHGLTSIIDNTFATPCGQQPITFGIDVVVHSMTKYMSGSGAVIAGAIIGKKEFIVRAKEGALRNFGAVISPFNAWLTLHGLTTLPLRFTRHSENAARVAAFLETHPTVAWVRHPSLPSHPQHELAKRQMDAFGGMITLDLKGGRPAGEHLVDHLQLCSLAVSLGDVRTLICHPASTTHSHVPAEIRRRTGIKDGLVRISVGLEDAEDIIADLGRALESCTP; encoded by the coding sequence ATGACATCTCAAAAAAGTTTAGGGAAAGCCACCCAAGCCATCCATGCAGGCGAAGCACGGACATCCGCTACCGAAAAAACAGGGATGCCTTTGTTACCACCTATCTATCAGAACAGTACGTTCCGTTTCGCAACAGCCGCTGAATGCGCCGAAGCGTTCCGGGATGAGGAAAGTGGTTATGTCTATACACGCTGGGGGAATCCGACGCAAGACGTGTTAGAGCAGAAACTCGCTGTCCTTGAAGCCGGTGAAGCCGCACTCGCGACTGCCTCGGGGATGGGGGCAGTCAGCACAGCACTACTGACTGCTTTAGCAGAGGGTGGACATGTCGTCGCCATGGAGAACCTCTATTCTGCTACGTTCCAAATCCTCAATGAAGAGTTCCCACGATTCGGGATTGAGACGACGTTTGTTGATGCCACAGACCCTACGCAAATTGAACGCGCTATCCGAGCGGATACCAAAGTCCTTTATCTGGAAAGTCCAACAAATCCACTCCTAAAGTTGGTGGACTTACAGACAGTTACCGAGATCGCAAAAGCACACGGCTTAACCTCAATTATTGACAATACCTTTGCCACGCCATGCGGTCAGCAACCGATTACTTTTGGCATTGATGTCGTTGTTCACAGCATGACGAAGTACATGAGTGGTTCTGGCGCAGTTATCGCGGGTGCGATTATTGGAAAAAAAGAATTCATTGTGCGCGCTAAGGAAGGGGCACTCCGAAACTTTGGGGCAGTTATCAGTCCGTTCAACGCATGGTTAACACTTCACGGTCTCACTACGCTACCCCTGCGGTTTACACGGCACAGTGAAAATGCCGCACGCGTCGCAGCGTTTCTTGAGACGCATCCGACAGTGGCATGGGTCCGTCACCCCAGTTTGCCGAGTCACCCGCAACATGAACTCGCAAAACGCCAGATGGATGCGTTTGGTGGCATGATAACGTTGGATTTGAAAGGTGGACGCCCCGCGGGTGAACACCTCGTCGATCACCTCCAACTCTGTTCGCTGGCAGTCAGTTTGGGAGACGTGCGCACCCTCATCTGCCATCCTGCGTCAACGACACATTCACACGTCCCCGCAGAGATCCGTCGGCGGACCGGAATTAAGGATGGCTTAGTTAGGATTTCCGTTGGGCTGGAAGATGCCGAAGATATTATCGCCGACCTCGGACGGGCGTTAGAGTCCTGTACTCCTTAA
- a CDS encoding methylated-DNA--[protein]-cysteine S-methyltransferase codes for MRINPFKVFRDEISKEIPFDAQSYENARNYFASRTIAYASPMGCIGIVAADQESVSHVFFTDNFPFGEPSPIQRQYPVLTYAQGLLDRYFAGEPFDASVIPIRVDWGTDFQNGVWKTIRQIPYGEVRSYKWVAEQVGRPKAVRAVGSAVGANAAVILNPCHRVVRSNGALGGYGGGLERKRQLLVLEGHPIEQLG; via the coding sequence ATGAGAATCAATCCATTCAAAGTGTTTCGTGATGAAATTTCCAAGGAGATACCTTTTGATGCGCAATCTTACGAAAATGCGCGAAATTATTTTGCCTCTCGGACGATCGCCTACGCATCTCCAATGGGGTGTATCGGCATAGTCGCAGCAGATCAGGAGAGTGTTTCGCATGTTTTCTTTACCGATAATTTTCCTTTCGGTGAACCATCTCCCATCCAAAGACAATATCCTGTGCTAACTTATGCACAGGGACTGCTCGACCGATATTTCGCTGGTGAGCCGTTTGATGCCTCCGTAATTCCGATCCGAGTAGACTGGGGAACAGACTTTCAGAACGGAGTGTGGAAGACTATTCGTCAGATTCCTTATGGAGAGGTACGCAGTTACAAATGGGTAGCAGAACAGGTAGGGAGACCAAAGGCGGTTCGGGCTGTCGGCAGTGCCGTTGGGGCAAACGCTGCGGTTATTCTCAACCCGTGCCATCGTGTCGTTAGAAGCAATGGTGCTTTAGGCGGTTACGGTGGCGGTCTGGAACGCAAACGTCAGTTGCTGGTACTTGAAGGTCATCCCATTGAGCAATTGGGGTGA
- a CDS encoding zinc metallopeptidase, whose translation MFLGFFDPLYFVFLAPGLALSLYATFRTKSTFSKYSQVGSRSGLTGAQAADLMLKRHGVSGVRIERSGGWLSDHYDPGQKALRLSDDVYSSQSLSAIGVACHEAGHAMQDAHGYAMLNLRTALVPATNFSSMASYILIMVGFFIQPFLLLGVGLFAVGVVFSLITLPVEWDASKRAKVAMDEAGMLSPEENRHASKVLNAAFLTYLAAAVTSLLTLLYYLFRLGLLGGSDE comes from the coding sequence ATGTTTTTGGGTTTCTTTGATCCACTCTATTTTGTGTTCCTCGCACCGGGACTGGCACTGTCCCTCTACGCGACATTTCGCACAAAATCGACATTCTCGAAATACTCACAAGTCGGATCACGGAGTGGACTGACGGGCGCGCAAGCCGCCGATCTGATGCTCAAAAGGCACGGTGTGAGCGGCGTACGGATCGAACGCTCAGGTGGATGGTTAAGCGACCATTATGATCCCGGTCAGAAGGCACTCAGGTTATCTGATGATGTCTATTCAAGTCAATCGCTTTCTGCGATAGGGGTCGCCTGCCATGAAGCCGGGCATGCGATGCAGGATGCACACGGCTATGCAATGCTAAATCTCCGAACCGCCCTCGTCCCGGCGACGAACTTTAGTTCGATGGCCTCTTATATTCTGATAATGGTGGGTTTCTTTATTCAACCCTTCCTGCTGCTCGGTGTCGGGCTTTTTGCAGTCGGTGTCGTCTTTTCGTTGATAACGCTTCCGGTTGAGTGGGACGCAAGTAAACGCGCCAAAGTCGCAATGGATGAAGCCGGAATGCTCTCACCCGAAGAGAATCGACACGCTAGTAAGGTGCTTAACGCCGCATTTTTGACATATCTCGCGGCGGCAGTGACGAGCCTTCTCACACTGCTTTATTACCTGTTCCGATTGGGACTGTTAGGTGGCAGTGACGAGTAA
- a CDS encoding VOC family protein, producing MLNCSMSTVQKTGNRLSGSKFLFTKLKELRRAPMSTTLVHIGVRTTDLEKSIRFWRDALGLRVFSTMNGCYDLTDGYHNFRVFQHSGPDRPKHVGGMLDYLHIGVRVPNLREAAQRCEDLGFTITWEGLGGDKPYDPNSDELPSEAFKIEDPDSIVVDITEQDDQWPGVDIDSKS from the coding sequence ATGTTAAATTGCTCTATGAGCACCGTGCAGAAAACCGGGAACCGACTGTCTGGATCTAAATTTTTATTTACTAAGCTTAAAGAATTAAGGAGAGCTCCTATGTCAACAACACTTGTACACATCGGTGTCCGTACGACCGATTTAGAAAAAAGCATTCGCTTCTGGCGCGATGCGCTCGGATTGCGGGTTTTCTCAACGATGAATGGATGTTATGACCTTACGGACGGCTATCACAACTTCCGCGTGTTTCAGCACAGCGGTCCCGATCGCCCGAAACACGTCGGCGGGATGTTAGACTACCTTCACATCGGCGTCCGTGTTCCCAACCTACGGGAAGCGGCACAGCGGTGTGAGGACCTCGGTTTCACAATCACCTGGGAAGGATTAGGTGGTGACAAACCTTATGACCCGAATTCGGACGAATTGCCCTCAGAAGCCTTCAAGATAGAAGATCCGGACAGCATCGTCGTTGATATTACTGAACAAGACGACCAGTGGCCCGGTGTAGACATCGATAGCAAGTCTTAA
- a CDS encoding tetratricopeptide repeat protein, with amino-acid sequence MKKFIIAEICVVLALIVGFWLGRFTSGDTSYENYYDNADKAWTAAQSIDNPPITLDEPDKSRLRKVRAAYREVFDKYPDSLWADDAIYQLASRIPRTDEEAFALFRRLINNYPDSEWADDSMYAIAFASYQIADQLKKTGTLESIDAYYDRALALYNQLTVVYPGSELSDQAEFNKAMCYYGKGELNLALAQFDALREPFSDSPLLYQILYVTGEIYLKKQEYEEARVEFTNVVDAGDPDLAPLASFGIPQTYLAEGKYQEAIDGYQTVIDLYPDAKVGQDAYFYMGWAYERLGKYDEAIARLEEAIDLYPRNENAANSQIYIGQIAYANNDMASAIDAYQKVADNSGYDYDTRRAAQYSVGKIHEDGGDTDLAADAYQKLITGFPEPHKEATHPSNNINENYIQNLRSTGL; translated from the coding sequence ATGAAGAAATTCATAATCGCAGAAATTTGTGTTGTGCTCGCGCTCATTGTCGGGTTTTGGCTCGGACGCTTCACAAGCGGCGATACGAGTTACGAAAACTATTACGACAACGCCGACAAAGCATGGACAGCCGCACAATCAATCGACAACCCACCGATAACACTCGATGAACCAGACAAAAGCCGTTTACGCAAAGTCAGAGCCGCATATCGCGAAGTCTTTGACAAATATCCCGATAGCTTGTGGGCAGACGACGCCATCTATCAACTCGCTTCACGCATTCCACGCACCGATGAAGAGGCGTTCGCACTTTTCCGCCGGCTTATCAATAATTACCCAGATAGCGAGTGGGCAGACGATTCGATGTACGCTATCGCTTTTGCCTCTTATCAGATCGCGGATCAGCTAAAAAAGACGGGTACGCTTGAATCTATAGATGCTTACTATGATCGTGCTCTCGCCCTTTATAATCAATTAACTGTGGTATACCCGGGCAGCGAACTGTCAGATCAGGCGGAGTTTAACAAAGCGATGTGTTACTATGGCAAGGGTGAATTGAACCTCGCGCTTGCTCAGTTTGACGCGCTCAGAGAGCCGTTCAGTGACAGTCCACTGCTCTATCAGATCCTATATGTTACTGGCGAAATTTACCTTAAGAAGCAGGAATATGAAGAGGCGCGCGTGGAATTTACAAACGTCGTCGATGCTGGAGACCCGGATCTCGCACCGCTTGCGAGTTTCGGTATCCCTCAAACTTACCTTGCGGAAGGGAAATATCAGGAGGCGATTGACGGTTACCAGACGGTCATAGATCTCTATCCAGACGCCAAGGTGGGTCAGGATGCGTACTTCTATATGGGATGGGCGTATGAACGGCTCGGCAAATACGACGAAGCCATTGCCCGACTTGAGGAAGCCATTGACCTGTATCCGCGCAACGAAAACGCCGCCAACTCACAGATTTATATCGGGCAAATTGCCTACGCTAACAACGATATGGCGAGTGCTATTGACGCCTATCAGAAGGTCGCGGATAACAGCGGTTATGACTACGACACCCGACGGGCAGCACAATATTCGGTGGGCAAAATTCATGAAGACGGTGGCGACACGGATTTAGCGGCAGACGCGTACCAGAAGTTAATCACAGGGTTTCCTGAACCCCATAAAGAGGCGACCCATCCATCGAATAACATCAATGAGAATTACATCCAAAATTTAAGGAGTACAGGACTCTAA